One genomic region from Gossypium hirsutum isolate 1008001.06 chromosome D13, Gossypium_hirsutum_v2.1, whole genome shotgun sequence encodes:
- the LOC107918545 gene encoding ecotropic viral integration site 5 protein homolog isoform X2 yields MLFSTVTRQSSDADFRDAYGFAVRPQHVQRYREYANIYREEEEERSGRWNDFLERQADYAQLLTNEMPSEGRKEVSHIEVAEDGNNEARKGVEGDDLCKKKLGSDSLSAEKEKVLPAPEKRGRQTAIWTEIRPSLRAIEDMMSTRVKKGRLSEEEQETSRAKPLSPAEDARFTKGSSEDDSEDESFYAERSDPVQDAPTLDRTGTIRGAAANAAPTESSFPWKEELKVLVRGGVPMALRGEIWQAFVGVRRRRVENYYQNLLANETNSGDNTNQKSNQSDGKGSATRSACGPEKWKGQIEKDLPRTFPGHPALDDDGRNALRRLLTAYARHNPSVGYCQAMNFFAAFLLLLMPEENAFWTLKGIIDEYFDGYFSEEMIESQVDQLVFEELVRERFPKLGLFFQYSSFLVFEISQMFSFHHVFLGRQFMIDNFMFIAVSHLDHLGVQVAWVTGPWFLSIFMNMLPWESVLRVWDVFLFEGNRVMLFRTALALIEFYGPELLTTKDAGDAVTLLQSLASSTFDSSQLVLSACMGYENVNEQVLLELREKHRSVVKAAVDERLRGLQIWRESQGRASKLYGFKQDSKSALRKTNKTGELVDSKTNGDLSRSKSESMNADENLLCLTRDAKSDSVPDLQQQVVGLKVELCRLLEEKRSAVLRSDELETALMEMVKQDNRRQLCARVEQLEQEVGELRKALFEKTEQETAMLQILMQFEQDQKETEDACRFAEQNAAAQRYSVEVLQEKYEKAIAALAEMEKRAVMAESMVEATLHYHSGQNKAQPSLSPRSPQPNSPPRNNQEVQQENPASKLNLLARPFVLGWRDRIKGKISNAYRPNDGKSSSEDQNTATQQETNTKENTAENTDDKEANGNEAHVFSRIMSLNCQKSTSWREAWK; encoded by the exons ATGTTGTTTTCTACCGTAACTCGGCAATCTTCGGATGCCGATTTCAG gGATGCGTATGGATTTGCTGTGAGGCCTCAGCATGTTCAAAGATACCGAGAATATGCTAATATCTACAGG GAAGAAGAGGAGGAAAGATCAGGTAGGTGGAATGATTTCTTGGAACGCCAAGCAGATTATGCTCAATTGCTTACCAATGAGATGCCCTCGGAGGGAAGAAAGGAGGTCTCGCACATTGAAGTTGCAGAGGATGGGAATAATGAAGCACGAAAGGGAGTTGAAGGAGATGATTTATGCAAAAAGAAGTTGGGTTCTGATAGTCTGTCTGCAGAAAAAGAGAAGGTGCTGCCAGCACCAGAGAAAAGAGGTCGTCAAACTGCAATATGGACTGAAATTAGACCATCCCTTCGGGCCATTGAAGATATGATGAGTACTCGCGTAAAGAAAGGCCGTTTATCTGAAGAAGAGCAAGAAACCAGTCGAGCAAAGCCATTATCTCCTGCAGAAGATGCTAGATTCACTAAGGGATCATCAGAAGATGATtctgaggatgaatctttttatGCTGAGAGATCTGACCCAGTTCAGGATGCCCCTACACTTGACAGAACCGGCACTATAAGAGGTGCTGCTGCAAATGCAGCTCCTACAGAATCTTCATTTCCCTGGAAAGAAGAGTTGAAAGTTCTTGTCCGTGGTGGAGTGCCAATGGCTCTTAGGGGAGAG ATTTGGCAAGCCTTTGTTGGTGTAAGGAGACGCCGAGTAGAAAATTATTACCAGAATCTGCTTGCCAATGAAACTAACTCTGGCGATAACACCAATCAAAAGAGCAACCAGTCAGATGGTAAGGGTTCAGCCACCAGGTCTGCATGTGGGCCTGAGAAATGGAAGGGGCAGATTGAGAAG GATTTGCCACGAACGTTCCCTGGTCACCCTGCTCTGGATGATGATGGTAGAAATGCTTTGCGACGTTTACTTACAGCCTATGCTCGACATAACCCCTCTGTTGGATACTGTCAG GCCATGAATTTCTTTGCTGCCTTTTTACTCCTCTTGATGCCTGAAGAAAATGCGTTCTG GACTTTGAAGGGTATTATTGATGAGTATTTTGATGGCTATTTCTCGGAGGAAATGATTGAGTCTCAG GTTGACCAACTTGTTTTTGAAGAGTTGGTGCGTGAGAGATTTCCAAAACTTGGTTTGTTTTTTCAATATTCGTCCTTTCTTGTGTTCGAAATTTCTCAGATGTTCTCTTTCCATCATGTTTTTTTGGGCAGGCAGTTTATGATTGACAATTTCATGTTTATTGCAGTCAGTCATCTAGATCACCTGGGAGTACAAGTGGCATGGGTTACTGGACCATGGTTCCTTTCCATTTTTATGAACATGCTTCCATGGGAAAGCG TGCTTCGAGTCTGGGATGTGTTCCTATTTGAAGGAAATCGTGTTATGCTGTTTAGGACAGCACTTGCTCTTATAGAGTTTTACG GCCCTGAATTACTTACAACTAAGGATGCGGGAGATGCAGTTACTTTACTACAATCATTAGCTAGCTCAACATTTGACAGCAGTCAACTCGTATTGTCAGCTTGTATGGGTTACGAAAATGTAAATGAACAAGTATTACTTGAGTTAAGGGAGAAGCACCGGTCAGTTGTAAAAGCTGCAGTTGATGAAAGATTAAGGGGGCTTCAAATTTGGAGGGAATCACAGGGCCGGGCATCTAAGCTATATGGTTTTAAGCAAGATTCTAAGTCAGCGCTTAGGAAAACAAATAAGACAGGAGAATTGGTTGATTCAAAAACTAATGGAGATCTTTCACGTTCCAAGTCCGAATCAATGAATGCGGATGAAAATCTTCTTTGTCTGACAAGAGATGCTAAGTCGGATTCTGTTCCAGATCTTCAACAGCAG GTTGTAGGGTTAAAGGTCGAGTTGTGCAGGTTGCTGGAAGAGAAAAGATCAGCTGTTCTCag ATCTGATGAACTGGAGACAGCATTGATGGAAATGGTTAAGCAGGACAATCGACGCCAATTATGTGCTAGG GTAGAGCAATTAGAGCAAGAAGTTGGTGAGCTTCGTAAGGCACTGTTTGAGAAGACTGAACAAGAAACTGCAATGCTTCAG ATCCTAATGCAATTTGAGCAAGATCAAAAGGAAACAGAAGATGCTTGTAGATTTGCCGAACAAAATGCAGCTGCACAGAGATATTCTGTTGAAGTGCTTCAG GAAAAGTATGAAAAGGCCATTGCTGCGCTTGCTGAAATGGAGAAAAGAGCGGTAATGGCAGAATCAATGGTGGAAGCTACCTTACATTACCATTCTGGACAAAATAAAGCTCAGCCATCTCTTTCTCCACG ATCACCCCAGCCAAATTCACCACCACGCAACAATCAAGAGGTACAACAAGAGAATCCCGCCAGCAAGCTTAATTTACTTGCTCGACCATTTGTACTTGGCTGGCGCGACAGAATCAAG GGAAAGATCAGTAATGCTTATCGACCAAATGATGGGAAGTCCTCTAGTGAAGATCAGAATACTGCAACACAGCAGGAAACAAACACTAAGGAAAACACCGCCGAGAATACAGATGACAAGGAAGCAAATGGCAACGAAGCTCATG